A stretch of the Ptychodera flava strain L36383 chromosome 18, AS_Pfla_20210202, whole genome shotgun sequence genome encodes the following:
- the LOC139117876 gene encoding complement C1q subcomponent subunit B-like, translated as MWESQPGVIGPVGTQGVKGQPGEKGIKGDEGDKGEHGASGVKGQAGIPGKVGPQGPKGESGRDGNDGTKGQTGTAGVKGQKGEKCEQVKVAFTVGRKSYMPGSSTEQTITYTDVIVNVNANISINTGVFTCEVPGIYYFSFTFLSYTGKALRIGLEKNNDNIFYIYQTSVPDYIMNSQSGMLHLTKVIKLN; from the exons ATGTGGGAAA GTCAACCTGGTGTGATTGGTCCAGTGGGAACACAgggtgtcaaaggtcaacctgGTGAGAAGGGAATCAAGGGAGATGAAGGAGACAAAGGGGAGCACG GTGCCTCtggtgtcaaaggtcaagcTGGTATTCCAGGAAAGGTTGGTCCACAAGGTCCAAAGGGTGAAAGTGGACGTGATGGGAATGATGGCACCAAAGGCCAAACTGGAACAGCTGGGGTTAAAGGTCAGAAAGGTGAAAAGTGTGAACAAGTCAAAGTGGCATTTACTGTGGGGAGGAAGTCATATATGCCAGGGAGCAGTACAGAACAAACTATCACCTACACTGATGTCATAGTCAATGTTAATGCCAATATCAGTATCAACACCGGTGTCTTCACTTGTGAAGTTCCTGGCATCTATTACTTCTCCTTCACATTCCTATCCTATACTGGGAAAGCCTTGCGTATAGGACTGgagaaaaataatgataatatcTTTTATATTTATCAGACATCTGTTCCTGACTATATCATGAATTCACAGAGTGGTATGCTACACTTAACCAAGGTGATCAAGTTAAATTAG